A region from the Sphingopyxis lindanitolerans genome encodes:
- a CDS encoding MFS transporter encodes MLAVLANRTYRHLFLAQIIALVGTGLATVALGLLAFEIAGADAGAVLGTAMAIKMVAYIGVAPVVGAYASRLPRKPFLIAMDVVRGLVALFLPFVDQVWQIYLLIFILQSASAGFTPTFQATIPDVLPDEKDYTRALSLSRLAYDMESLVSPILAAALLGVISFHWLFSGTAIGFACSALLVLSVTLPRTAATGPSGGIYDKTTQGTRQYLKTPRLRGLLAVTLAAAAASAMVIVNTPVLVRGLLGLGQSEVAITLAAFGGGSMLAALLLPRLLDRVADRAVMIAAAMAMTAVLAVLAGSWSMHKGPAYWSFLLLGWFALGVSYSASITPGGRLLRRSSDAGGRPALFAAQFALSHVCWLVAYPLAGQVGARAGMGTALAASAVLALMGTLIALRVWPREDPDILTHRHDDLPADHPHLREDHATGEAEHAFVIDDLHPHWPDR; translated from the coding sequence ATGCTCGCCGTTCTTGCCAACCGGACCTACCGCCACCTGTTCCTCGCGCAGATCATCGCGCTCGTCGGCACGGGCCTCGCCACGGTTGCGCTTGGGCTCCTCGCCTTTGAGATCGCCGGCGCCGATGCAGGCGCGGTGCTCGGGACCGCGATGGCGATCAAGATGGTCGCTTATATCGGCGTTGCGCCGGTCGTCGGAGCCTATGCTTCGCGCCTGCCGCGAAAACCCTTCCTCATCGCAATGGATGTGGTGCGCGGCCTCGTCGCGCTGTTCCTGCCCTTCGTCGACCAGGTGTGGCAAATCTATCTCCTGATCTTCATCCTCCAGTCGGCGTCGGCCGGGTTCACGCCAACCTTCCAGGCGACGATCCCCGACGTGCTGCCCGACGAGAAGGATTATACGCGCGCCCTGTCGCTCTCGCGTCTGGCCTATGACATGGAAAGCCTCGTCAGCCCTATCCTCGCCGCCGCGCTGCTTGGCGTCATCAGTTTCCACTGGCTCTTCTCGGGCACCGCGATCGGCTTCGCCTGTTCGGCGCTGCTTGTGCTGTCGGTGACGCTTCCGCGCACCGCGGCCACGGGGCCGAGCGGCGGCATTTACGACAAGACGACGCAGGGCACCCGCCAATATCTGAAGACTCCGCGGCTTCGCGGCCTGCTCGCGGTGACGCTCGCCGCCGCCGCGGCAAGCGCGATGGTCATTGTCAACACACCGGTGCTCGTGCGCGGTCTGCTCGGGCTGGGACAGAGCGAGGTGGCAATCACGCTTGCAGCCTTCGGCGGCGGCTCGATGCTCGCGGCGCTGCTGTTGCCGCGGCTGCTCGATCGGGTCGCCGACCGGGCCGTGATGATTGCGGCAGCGATGGCCATGACCGCCGTCCTGGCAGTGCTTGCAGGGTCATGGTCGATGCACAAGGGGCCGGCCTATTGGAGCTTCCTGCTGCTTGGCTGGTTTGCGCTCGGCGTCAGCTATTCCGCCAGCATCACGCCGGGCGGACGCTTGCTGCGCCGATCGTCGGATGCCGGGGGGCGCCCGGCCCTGTTTGCGGCGCAATTCGCGCTCAGCCATGTCTGCTGGCTTGTCGCCTATCCGCTCGCTGGCCAGGTTGGTGCCCGCGCCGGAATGGGCACGGCCCTCGCCGCAAGCGCGGTGCTGGCGCTTATGGGAACGCTCATCGCCCTGCGTGTCTGGCCGCGCGAGGACCCGGACATCCTGACGCATCGTCATGACGATTTGCCGGCGGACCATCCGCATCTTCGCGAGGATCATGCGACGGGGGAAGCAGAACACGCATTCGTAATTGACGATCTGCACCCCCACTGGCCAGACCGATAG
- a CDS encoding sigma-70 family RNA polymerase sigma factor — protein MFLANRAALLRYLRVRLRGDGDGEDILQDLWLKLADIDASLIAEPLAYLYRAAENLVLDRRRSAQRRNAREQEWTKGHIEGSIAAPRDAQPSADRLLVARDQLRRVDAVLDTLPERTAFAFRAVRIDGVPQKQIAAEMGISLSAVEKHLQRGYRAVLDLKQQLDVEIDAPQRQWAEGIDDGDR, from the coding sequence ATGTTCTTGGCCAATCGGGCGGCCTTGCTGCGCTATTTGCGTGTTCGTCTCCGCGGCGATGGCGATGGCGAAGACATATTGCAGGACCTGTGGCTGAAGCTCGCCGATATCGATGCGAGCCTGATCGCCGAGCCGCTCGCCTATCTGTATCGCGCCGCCGAGAATCTCGTCCTCGATCGCCGCCGCTCGGCGCAGCGCCGTAACGCGCGCGAGCAGGAGTGGACCAAGGGTCATATCGAGGGCAGCATCGCCGCCCCGCGCGACGCCCAGCCGTCGGCCGATCGCTTGCTGGTTGCGCGCGACCAGCTGAGGCGGGTCGATGCGGTCCTCGACACATTGCCCGAACGCACTGCCTTTGCCTTTCGGGCCGTACGGATCGACGGTGTTCCGCAAAAGCAGATCGCTGCCGAAATGGGGATCAGTCTCAGCGCGGTCGAAAAGCATTTGCAACGGGGGTATCGAGCGGTCCTGGACCTCAAGCAGCAGCTCGATGTGGAAATCGACGCGCCGCAACGTCAATGGGCCGAAGGAATTGATGATGGGGACCGGTAG
- a CDS encoding FecR family protein: MGTGSITDDAIAWHVRLQGPAADGALWAEFTAWMEADSAHADAYDAVAMADEHLSDELAGTETVIEPLSPASNDNEPGALPWYRGRAFLAIAASLVLALFLSPAFFRSPGMETITTLPGETREIALADGSKIALNGGTTIAFDRKAERFARLESGEAIFTIKHDSARPFVVDTGDGTLRDVGTIFNVRQSADGLEVAVSEGSVQYQPGSDAVTLTPGKQLRVRRGTKKVLVSAVDPATVGGWQQGRLSYRDAPLATIAVDLSRSLGTSVTISPDLAGRRFSGVIRVDRDEARLFRQLESLLGVRARHSAKGWQLTR, translated from the coding sequence ATGGGGACCGGTAGCATCACTGACGACGCCATTGCATGGCATGTGCGGCTGCAAGGTCCGGCAGCCGACGGGGCACTGTGGGCCGAGTTCACGGCATGGATGGAAGCCGATTCGGCGCACGCCGATGCTTATGATGCCGTTGCCATGGCGGACGAGCATCTCTCCGACGAACTGGCAGGCACCGAAACGGTCATCGAGCCTTTGTCCCCGGCCTCCAACGACAATGAACCTGGAGCGCTGCCATGGTATCGGGGCCGCGCTTTTCTGGCGATCGCCGCCAGCCTCGTCCTCGCGCTGTTCCTGTCTCCTGCATTCTTCAGGTCGCCGGGGATGGAAACGATCACGACCTTGCCGGGCGAGACGCGCGAAATCGCTCTGGCCGATGGGTCTAAAATCGCTCTCAACGGCGGCACCACGATCGCGTTCGACCGGAAAGCCGAACGCTTCGCCCGCCTCGAGAGCGGAGAGGCGATCTTCACGATCAAGCATGACAGCGCGCGCCCCTTTGTTGTCGACACCGGCGACGGCACCCTTCGCGACGTCGGCACGATCTTCAACGTGCGACAATCTGCCGATGGTCTGGAAGTCGCGGTGTCCGAAGGCAGTGTGCAGTATCAACCGGGCTCCGATGCGGTGACGCTCACGCCGGGCAAACAGCTACGCGTTCGGCGCGGAACCAAGAAGGTCCTCGTGTCGGCGGTCGATCCGGCCACCGTGGGGGGATGGCAACAGGGGCGGTTGAGCTATCGCGACGCGCCGCTCGCCACGATCGCGGTTGACTTGTCACGGTCGCTCGGCACGTCTGTGACCATATCGCCGGATCTGGCAGGTCGGAGATTCTCGGGGGTCATCCGCGTCGATCGCGACGAGGCGCGCCTTTTCCGCCAACTGGAATCCTTGCTAGGTGTCCGTGCGCGTCATAGTGCCAAGGGATGGCAATTGACGCGTTGA
- a CDS encoding lipopolysaccharide biosynthesis protein, producing MFTDIAKGSAGPVLRIYQNLGLLLGGKAAAGLISLIYVVAAARILGPEQYGVLVLVNYFAMLVGGLIAFPGWHAIVRYGVQPAENDHAKLIRLLRFVGAIELAAGLVAVIVAAIAVPIVGPLLGWSQDAQALAIPYCFAVLATVRATPGGYLQILRRFDLLALHNIVTPVMRLLGTLVVIAFDLGLTAFLVAWLVAALVEGISLWVAAIYLARRHMLDEPLLGAVADARREHDGLGRFMLTANADIMLGDLTGRLTPLIVGAMLGPAAAGLYSIAHRATIVISQPAQILGQAAYAELARLAADGRARIAIRHALARCVGIALATALPLVLLLALFSREVAVLIGGSAYAGAATVMIWLTLARVVAMAGPPTSAALIALGHPGLSVGGNLVAGLGLLPLLPFFTGSAGLAGAGYLALLQAVIAAALLGSALWRVTARAS from the coding sequence TTGTTCACTGACATCGCAAAAGGTTCGGCAGGGCCGGTTCTTCGTATCTACCAGAATCTCGGCCTGCTGCTCGGCGGCAAGGCGGCGGCAGGGCTGATCAGTCTCATCTATGTCGTCGCCGCGGCCCGCATCCTCGGCCCCGAGCAATATGGCGTGCTCGTTCTCGTCAATTATTTCGCGATGCTCGTCGGCGGGCTCATCGCCTTTCCAGGTTGGCACGCGATTGTCCGCTACGGCGTCCAGCCGGCTGAAAATGACCACGCCAAGCTCATCCGGTTGCTCCGCTTTGTCGGCGCGATCGAACTCGCCGCGGGGCTGGTCGCGGTGATTGTCGCGGCGATCGCGGTGCCGATCGTCGGACCGCTGCTTGGGTGGTCGCAGGATGCGCAGGCGCTGGCGATACCCTATTGTTTCGCGGTCCTCGCGACCGTGCGTGCGACCCCCGGCGGGTATCTGCAGATCCTGCGACGCTTCGACCTCCTTGCGCTCCACAATATCGTGACGCCAGTGATGCGGTTGCTCGGTACGCTGGTGGTCATCGCCTTCGATCTCGGGCTCACGGCCTTTCTCGTCGCTTGGCTCGTCGCTGCGCTGGTAGAGGGCATATCGCTCTGGGTCGCGGCCATCTACCTTGCGCGTCGTCATATGCTCGACGAGCCTTTGCTCGGCGCCGTTGCGGACGCGCGGCGCGAGCATGACGGTCTGGGCCGCTTCATGCTGACGGCCAATGCCGATATCATGCTCGGCGACCTCACCGGCAGGCTGACGCCGCTCATTGTCGGCGCAATGCTCGGCCCGGCCGCAGCGGGCCTCTATTCGATCGCGCACCGCGCGACGATCGTCATCTCGCAGCCCGCTCAAATATTGGGACAGGCAGCTTATGCCGAGCTGGCGCGTCTCGCCGCGGACGGCCGCGCGAGGATCGCCATTCGGCATGCCCTCGCGCGCTGCGTCGGTATCGCGCTTGCGACAGCGCTACCCCTGGTTCTTCTCCTCGCACTCTTCTCGCGCGAGGTGGCGGTGCTGATCGGAGGGTCCGCCTATGCAGGTGCTGCGACAGTCATGATATGGCTTACGTTGGCAAGAGTCGTGGCAATGGCCGGACCCCCGACAAGTGCGGCGCTGATCGCATTGGGCCATCCCGGGCTGTCGGTCGGGGGAAATTTGGTCGCCGGACTGGGCCTCTTGCCCTTGCTGCCGTTCTTCACCGGTTCCGCCGGATTGGCGGGCGCCGGCTATCTCGCATTATTGCAGGCCGTGATCGCGGCAGCCCTGCTCGGCTCCGCGCTGTGGCGGGTTACCGCCCGCGCCTCATGA
- a CDS encoding cytochrome b/b6 domain-containing protein, which yields MSDAVLKNRRSTATKILHWLVALAIMTQLGLSLVMQSPTRNRPGDSFFEIHEKVGIAATSLLAASWIWSVLRSGETRLVAFFPWFSPKQLRFVATDAKRLFAPIEDGNRERPFASAIHGLGLIIASVMALSGVVGYFVASASPLMEVHETVAPLMWAYLIGHVVSALFHELRGERIIAAMFYASSRQ from the coding sequence ATGTCCGATGCCGTGTTGAAAAATAGACGGTCGACCGCCACCAAGATTCTGCACTGGTTGGTGGCGCTCGCCATCATGACGCAATTGGGCCTTAGTTTGGTGATGCAAAGCCCGACTCGCAACCGTCCCGGAGATAGCTTTTTTGAAATCCATGAAAAGGTTGGGATCGCTGCGACGTCGCTGCTCGCGGCATCCTGGATCTGGAGTGTCTTGCGTTCGGGCGAGACGCGCCTCGTTGCGTTTTTCCCTTGGTTCTCGCCGAAGCAACTCAGGTTTGTCGCTACCGATGCCAAAAGACTATTTGCACCGATCGAGGACGGAAACAGGGAGCGGCCATTTGCCAGCGCCATTCATGGTCTGGGACTCATCATTGCCTCGGTGATGGCGCTAAGCGGTGTCGTTGGCTATTTCGTGGCCTCGGCTAGCCCCCTCATGGAAGTTCATGAAACGGTGGCCCCGTTGATGTGGGCTTATCTCATCGGGCATGTTGTCAGCGCACTTTTCCACGAACTGCGCGGCGAGCGGATCATCGCGGCCATGTTCTACGCATCGAGCCGCCAGTAG
- a CDS encoding TonB-dependent receptor domain-containing protein produces the protein MTWTHLIPVAAIAIWTASPAAAAESQRFDIPAQRLDNALITLGNAAQISIGGIDQRLAGARSKAVHGRMTIAQALTTMLRGTGFTYQIVDTQTVRIVALAPRSKPVRPAPRPAVPPPRASAAAPAPAEIVVTATKQGQALDSYPGTAHIQSVGGIGLGENQGTAAFIARIPTLTSTNLGPGRNKLFVRGIADSSFSGPTQSTVGLYLGDLRLTYNAPEPDLRLYDIDRIEVIEGPQGTLYGAGALGGIVRIVPKMADNGGFHASATVGRSVTRDAEPGYDLGGMLNIPVIADRMALRVVGYNQVEGGYIDNATLGMRNTNRTRIDGARANLRVEPGDNWTIDLNAVIQNIDTRDGQYADIDQPLRTHAANIAQPHDNDFKATGLEIAKDWGDLKLLSSTGIVDHDLSDTFDATGYGGNPEIQIFQGHEAIRLLTHETRLSHGMPSGNSWVAGVSLVRNIDRIDRRLGPLGAPVTLAQLRNQKTEVAIFGEATQRIAPRLSGTLGGRVVFAETIGELMGGSGEDFEPKRRQIRVLPTAALSWKPTSDLLTFLRYQSGFRSGGIAITGGQINSAQRFDSDSIHNVELGVRFGSEADSARPRFSGGITAFYSIWTSIQADLIGSDGLPFTENIGRGTVYGAEINGRWHVTDHLFFDGALFINRSALTNPVEGLEEADERPLPNVARTGGRFTAAWESPLSDRLSLKLDGTVRLIGASSLGTTAPLILEHGETTQLDFSASLAARDWALTLDATNLLNVSGNSFSYGNPFTVALGKQITPLRPRTVRVALRLGF, from the coding sequence GTGACCTGGACCCATTTGATACCCGTAGCGGCGATCGCCATCTGGACGGCAAGCCCGGCGGCCGCTGCGGAAAGCCAGCGCTTCGATATCCCAGCCCAGCGCCTCGACAATGCATTGATCACGCTTGGTAACGCGGCGCAAATCTCGATCGGCGGAATCGATCAGAGGCTCGCCGGCGCGCGCAGCAAAGCCGTTCACGGGCGGATGACGATCGCCCAGGCGCTGACGACGATGCTGCGCGGTACCGGTTTCACCTACCAGATCGTCGATACGCAGACCGTGCGGATCGTCGCTTTGGCGCCGCGGTCCAAGCCTGTGCGGCCCGCACCGCGGCCCGCCGTGCCGCCGCCGAGAGCCAGCGCCGCGGCCCCGGCGCCCGCCGAAATCGTCGTGACCGCGACCAAGCAGGGTCAGGCCCTCGACAGCTATCCCGGCACCGCACATATTCAGTCGGTCGGCGGGATCGGCCTCGGTGAAAATCAGGGTACGGCAGCATTCATTGCCCGTATTCCGACGCTGACCTCGACCAATCTTGGGCCCGGCCGCAACAAATTGTTCGTGCGCGGGATTGCCGACAGCAGCTTCTCGGGACCGACCCAATCGACCGTGGGTCTCTACCTTGGCGACCTGCGGCTCACCTATAACGCCCCCGAGCCCGATTTGCGCCTCTACGACATCGACCGCATCGAAGTGATCGAAGGGCCCCAGGGTACTCTCTATGGCGCGGGCGCGCTCGGCGGCATCGTGCGGATTGTCCCCAAGATGGCGGACAATGGCGGGTTTCACGCTTCGGCGACCGTCGGGCGATCCGTCACGCGCGATGCCGAACCCGGCTATGATCTCGGCGGAATGCTCAATATCCCCGTCATCGCCGACCGAATGGCGCTCCGCGTGGTCGGCTACAACCAAGTCGAAGGCGGCTACATCGACAATGCGACGCTCGGTATGCGCAATACCAACCGGACGCGCATAGACGGCGCGCGCGCAAACCTGCGCGTGGAGCCTGGCGATAATTGGACGATCGACCTCAACGCCGTCATCCAGAACATCGATACGCGCGATGGCCAATATGCCGACATCGATCAGCCACTCCGCACCCATGCGGCCAATATCGCCCAGCCGCACGACAATGATTTCAAGGCGACAGGACTGGAAATCGCCAAGGACTGGGGCGATCTCAAGCTGCTCTCCTCCACCGGGATCGTGGACCATGACCTGTCGGACACCTTCGATGCGACCGGGTATGGAGGAAATCCGGAAATCCAGATATTCCAAGGGCATGAGGCGATTCGCCTCCTGACCCACGAGACGCGCCTCTCGCACGGCATGCCTTCGGGCAACAGCTGGGTCGCAGGGGTTAGCCTCGTCCGCAATATCGACCGTATCGACCGTCGGCTCGGCCCTCTCGGAGCGCCGGTCACGCTGGCGCAATTGCGAAACCAGAAGACCGAAGTCGCAATCTTCGGCGAGGCGACCCAGCGGATCGCTCCACGCCTTTCCGGAACGCTTGGGGGGCGTGTCGTCTTTGCCGAGACGATCGGGGAGCTGATGGGCGGCTCCGGCGAGGATTTCGAACCGAAGCGTCGGCAAATTCGTGTCCTCCCGACTGCGGCACTGTCATGGAAACCGACGTCCGACCTCCTGACGTTCTTGCGATACCAAAGCGGCTTCCGCAGTGGCGGCATCGCGATCACGGGGGGACAGATCAATTCCGCGCAGCGATTCGATTCGGACTCGATCCACAACGTCGAACTCGGGGTCCGGTTCGGCAGCGAGGCTGACAGCGCGAGGCCCCGTTTTTCCGGCGGCATCACAGCATTCTATTCGATCTGGACCAGTATCCAAGCCGACCTGATTGGAAGCGACGGGCTACCCTTTACCGAAAATATCGGACGCGGCACGGTTTATGGTGCGGAGATCAACGGCCGGTGGCACGTAACCGATCACCTGTTTTTCGACGGTGCGCTGTTCATCAATCGCAGCGCGCTGACCAATCCCGTGGAGGGGCTCGAAGAGGCCGACGAAAGACCGCTTCCCAACGTCGCTCGAACCGGTGGACGGTTTACGGCGGCTTGGGAAAGCCCGCTGTCCGACCGGCTGAGCCTGAAACTCGACGGGACCGTAAGGCTAATCGGCGCATCGAGCCTTGGGACGACCGCGCCGCTCATCCTCGAGCATGGCGAAACGACCCAGCTCGATTTTTCCGCTTCGCTCGCGGCAAGGGACTGGGCGCTGACGCTCGATGCCACAAATCTCCTGAATGTTAGCGGGAACAGCTTTTCCTACGGAAATCCGTTCACCGTGGCGCTGGGCAAGCAGATTACGCCACTGCGGCCGCGAACCGTGAGGGTGGCGCTTCGGTTAGGCTTCTGA